One Chitinivibrionales bacterium genomic window, AATCGCAGCGTTTATAATTGGCACCAGGTTGATGAAGAGAAGATTGATAAAATAAGAATGAACGACCTGCATCACCGAATCGATTCCTGCGCTCAACTGATGACCACCCTGTTTTTTCCTTCACTTTTTGCTTTATACAACCGTTGGTCCGCGAGCGCCAATAGTTTGTAGATGTCGGATGCCTCATTAAAACTGGCAAAACCGATGCTGACCGTAATGTGGACCGAGCTTGCCTTGTCAAGATACACCTGGTGGTCTGCAATAAGTTTTCGGATTTTATCAACTGCAAAAATAGCGCCCTCACGAGGTGTCGCGGTAAAGAGGATGACGAATTCCTCTCCGCCGTAACGGCACAGGATGTCCCTCTCAAAGAGCGCTGATTTTATAATTTTAGCCACTTCCGAAAGGACCGTATCTCCTTCCAGGTGCCCGTAGGTATCATTGATTTGCTTGAAATCGTCCAGATCGAGCATCGCGAGGCCGAAATTCACATCTTGCGGAGACCGGTATTTGATGTGGCTCGCGTTGCGCTTGATTTCAATGTCGAGGTATTTGTTGAAGAATCTCCGGTTGTAGGTACCGGTCAGTTCGTCGAGCTCTGAAATTTCCTCCAGCTTTTTCTTCAACCGGTCGTTTTCCTTGACGGTGAAGAGTGATAAAAAGGCAAGCGAAAATACAACAGTCACCACGTTGAATATTCCGATGCCGCCGAGAACGGGGGAAGCAACCGGAATAACTAAAAATCCCTTGCCGGTTGCAATAAACAGGGAAATGAAACAAGCGGAAATGAATATCACCTCAAGAATTTTCATCGCCAATTTAAGGGAATAGGAATTGAATACTATCACCACGGAAGCCATGAGATAAAGGCCGAAATAACTGGTCCAGCCTAAAAGAATGGATGCGACCGTGGAATGGAGAACGATCTCCGCTATCGAAAGCTGCAGCGGCATCAGATAATGTTTTTGTTTAAGGAGATAAAAGTTAAAGAGATAAAGGCAGCATATAATAAAATTGAAAATCCAAAGAAGTCGGATATGCAGTAAGGCAAACACCACGCAAAGAAGGGCGTGGATGGTAAAGCAAAGGAGAAAAAAAATCCGGAGCAAAACCTGCTTTCGATGCTGCTCCGCAACACTTTCAAACATAGTGCCCCTCTTGCCAGCCCGTGTATTAAAAATTATACAGTTTAACCCGGGTTGATGTCAACCGGTGGAACGGTCGCGCGATGTCGTTGCTTGCGTGCTTTGGAAATAATAGGGGCCAAATGATTTTTTATCGGTAAAAGGCCTTACGGGTAAAACCACAGGTTTATAAGTTAACCGGAATAAAAAGACGTCGGGAATCGCGAAAAGCGGCTGAAGGCTCTGCGGGTGCATGAAAGAGGCGACTGCGGGTCCGCGTGCACCTCTTTCACCATTTTTGACCTTATAAAATCACCTTGTTCACCGGATACTCCACAATCCCCGACGCCCCGGCTCTCTTTAAGAGGGGAATGATCCGTTTAATCTCGCCGACGCGGATTATGGTCTCCACAGCGCACCATTTCTGGTCGGACAGGGTGGAAACAGTGGGGTTGTGCAGCGCCGGAAGCACCTTGAGCACGCGGGCAAGGTCGTTTTTCTTCACGTTGCATTTGAGCCCTGCGTAATTTTCCGCATTGAGCGTGCCCTGCAACAGGATAGTGATGTTTTCCAGTTTGCGGCGTTTCTGCTCGTTTTCCCACGCGGTCCTGTTTGCAATCAGCAGGGTGCAGGTTTCCAGCAGCGTATCGATGATGCGGAGACGGTTCGCGCGAAGCGACGAGCCTGTTTCCGTTAGGTCAACGATCGCGTCCACGAGCCGCGGCGGCTTCACCTCGGTCGCGCCCCAGGAAAATTCCACGTCAACGGGAATTTTCCTGTTTTTGAAATACCGTTTGGTCGTGGCCACCAGCTCCGTGGCGATGCGCTTTCCCCGGAGGTCGGAAGGCTTCCTGAACGGTGAATTTTCCGAAACCGCAAGTACCCATGCGCACCGCTGGCGCGACGATTTGCTGTATTCGAGCTCGCACACGCGCACGACCTTGGCGTTGTTCTCAACTGTCCAGTCGAGGCCGGTGATGCCCGCGTCGAGGATGCCCTGCTCCACGTAGCGCGGGATCTCCTGCGGCCGCATCAGAATCAGGTCGAGTTCGGGATCGTCGGACGTGGGAAAATACGAGCGCTCATCCGCGCGGATGTGGATGTCGGCCTTCTGGAACAGTTCGATGGTCGGTTTCTGAAGGCTGCCTTTGGGAAGGCCCAGAGAGAGTTTCATAATGGTTCCTTGTATTATTTGTCAATTATACAATAGTGATGTGATTGCGAGGAGTGAGTGCGACGAACCAATCCGCCTAACTATGATCTAAATCCGGGAGATTGCTTCGCTTCGCTCGCAATGACCTGGCAATTCTTTTTCCCTGAATTCCAATAATATTTTCTTATTTGCCCAGTTGATCTTTAAACGCCTTTGTCAATTGCGGCAGGATCTCCAGCGCGTCGCCGACAATGCCGAGGTTCGCTATCTGGAAAATATCTGCGCCGGGGTCCTTGTTGATCGCAATGATGTATTCCGACGACTGCATCCCCGCCATGTGTTGAACCGATCCCGATATGCCGCAGGCGATGTACAGCTTGGGGCACACGGTCTTTCCGGTCTGTCCCACCTGGTGTGCGTAGGGGATCCATCCCGCGTCCACCGCGGCGCGGCTCGCGCCGACCGCCCCGCCGAGCACCTCGGCGAGCTCCTTGAGCAGCGCCAGGTTTTTCGGGTCCTGCATGCCGCGGCCGCCCGACACGATGATGTCCGCCTCGGCGATGTTCTTCGTTGATTCAACTTCCTTGACGACATTGACGATTTTTGTCCTGATGCAGAGACACGCGTCGTCGACGGTATTGACGACCACCTCGCCGGTGCGTCCGTCGTTTTTCTGCGCCTGTTTCATCACCTTGTGGCGCACGGTGGCTATCTGCGGCCGGTGATGCGGGCAGATGATGGTTGCCATGAGGTTGCCGCCGAACGCGGGCCGGGTTCCGAGCAGCAGGCGTTTTTCGGTGTCTATTTCAAGCTTTGTGCAATCGGCGGTGAGACCGCCCCATACGCGCGCCGCGACCTTGGGAACGAACGATCTGCCGATGGCCGTCGCACCGGCAAGCACGATGCTTGGTTTCTCATTGCCGATGAATTCTGCGACAAGCTGGCCGTAGCCGTCGTCCTGAAAGTTCTTCAGCTTTTCGCTGTCGTAATACACCACCTTGTCCGCGCCGAATTTAACAAGGTCTTCAGCCTGCTTGCTCATGCCGGAACCCAGGAGCACGGCAACGAGCTTTTCTCCGAGCCGGTCCGCGAGCTTTCTTCCCTCACCGAGCATCTCGTAAGATACGCCCGCCACCGCGCCATCGCGCTGCTCGATAAACACCGCGACGTTTTTATAATCGGCGGTGCTGGCCGCACGCGCGGACACTTCTTTGGTGATGGTGATCGCCCGGTATTTCTTGCACGCTTCGACGCAGGCCGCGCAGAGGTTGCATTTCGCAAGGTCAATCACCGCTTTTTTGCCGGTGACGGTTATTGCACTCTGGCTGCATGCGCGCACGCACAACGAGCACCCGAT contains:
- the hisG gene encoding ATP phosphoribosyltransferase yields the protein MKLSLGLPKGSLQKPTIELFQKADIHIRADERSYFPTSDDPELDLILMRPQEIPRYVEQGILDAGITGLDWTVENNAKVVRVCELEYSKSSRQRCAWVLAVSENSPFRKPSDLRGKRIATELVATTKRYFKNRKIPVDVEFSWGATEVKPPRLVDAIVDLTETGSSLRANRLRIIDTLLETCTLLIANRTAWENEQKRRKLENITILLQGTLNAENYAGLKCNVKKNDLARVLKVLPALHNPTVSTLSDQKWCAVETIIRVGEIKRIIPLLKRAGASGIVEYPVNKVIL
- a CDS encoding GGDEF domain-containing protein; the protein is MPLQLSIAEIVLHSTVASILLGWTSYFGLYLMASVVIVFNSYSLKLAMKILEVIFISACFISLFIATGKGFLVIPVASPVLGGIGIFNVVTVVFSLAFLSLFTVKENDRLKKKLEEISELDELTGTYNRRFFNKYLDIEIKRNASHIKYRSPQDVNFGLAMLDLDDFKQINDTYGHLEGDTVLSEVAKIIKSALFERDILCRYGGEEFVILFTATPREGAIFAVDKIRKLIADHQVYLDKASSVHITVSIGFASFNEASDIYKLLALADQRLYKAKSEGKNRVVIS
- a CDS encoding electron transfer flavoprotein subunit alpha; translated protein: MGITVDIEKCIGCSLCVRACSQSAITVTGKKAVIDLAKCNLCAACVEACKKYRAITITKEVSARAASTADYKNVAVFIEQRDGAVAGVSYEMLGEGRKLADRLGEKLVAVLLGSGMSKQAEDLVKFGADKVVYYDSEKLKNFQDDGYGQLVAEFIGNEKPSIVLAGATAIGRSFVPKVAARVWGGLTADCTKLEIDTEKRLLLGTRPAFGGNLMATIICPHHRPQIATVRHKVMKQAQKNDGRTGEVVVNTVDDACLCIRTKIVNVVKEVESTKNIAEADIIVSGGRGMQDPKNLALLKELAEVLGGAVGASRAAVDAGWIPYAHQVGQTGKTVCPKLYIACGISGSVQHMAGMQSSEYIIAINKDPGADIFQIANLGIVGDALEILPQLTKAFKDQLGK